From one Salinibacterium hongtaonis genomic stretch:
- a CDS encoding NAD-dependent epimerase/dehydratase family protein, whose protein sequence is MKTQQHATDLGTVLVTGGAGFIGCALSQLLAEKAQRWVVLDSLHPQVHPTTERPDELHAAAELVVGDVTDAAAWDALLAGVKPDIVVHLAAETGTAQSLHEATRHADVNVVGTTTMLDAFGRAGHTPAHFVLSSSRAVYGEGEWRRADGSTFLPGQRSHAQLERGEWDFKDATPLPSAASRTWPAPTSVYGATKLAQEHILSAWTGSHDSNLTVLRFQNVYGPGQSLINPYTGIVSLFSQMAMRGESIPVYEDGRITRDFVYIDDVARSLAAVIEYPPVADGVPCFDIGSGVGTTILELAQAIARFHGALEPKINGAYRDGDVRHAEVEIDDSLAGIDWKPEWNVDRGIAALQEWIAARV, encoded by the coding sequence GTGAAGACACAGCAGCATGCCACGGACCTTGGCACAGTCCTTGTCACAGGCGGCGCCGGATTCATTGGCTGCGCTTTGTCGCAGTTGCTTGCAGAGAAGGCCCAGCGCTGGGTCGTGCTCGACAGCTTGCACCCGCAGGTGCACCCGACAACCGAGCGCCCAGACGAGCTGCATGCTGCGGCAGAGCTAGTCGTCGGTGACGTAACGGATGCCGCGGCCTGGGACGCGCTGCTCGCAGGGGTTAAGCCCGACATCGTTGTGCACCTTGCGGCCGAAACCGGGACCGCGCAATCTCTGCACGAAGCCACCCGTCACGCTGACGTTAACGTTGTCGGCACGACGACGATGCTTGACGCCTTTGGCCGCGCTGGCCACACGCCCGCCCATTTTGTGCTGAGCAGCAGCCGCGCTGTCTACGGAGAAGGCGAATGGCGCCGCGCCGACGGAAGTACTTTTCTCCCCGGGCAGCGTTCGCACGCACAGCTCGAGCGAGGTGAATGGGACTTTAAGGACGCAACACCTTTGCCGAGCGCGGCCTCCCGCACGTGGCCCGCGCCCACCAGTGTCTACGGGGCGACCAAGCTGGCGCAGGAGCACATCCTCTCTGCATGGACGGGGTCACACGACAGCAACCTCACTGTCTTGCGCTTTCAAAACGTTTATGGGCCGGGCCAGTCGCTCATCAACCCGTACACCGGCATTGTCTCGCTGTTTTCGCAGATGGCAATGCGGGGAGAGAGCATCCCGGTCTACGAAGACGGGCGGATCACGAGAGACTTCGTCTACATCGACGATGTCGCAAGGTCACTCGCCGCAGTCATCGAGTATCCGCCTGTCGCCGACGGCGTGCCGTGCTTCGACATTGGCTCGGGCGTTGGCACGACGATCCTGGAGTTGGCGCAGGCGATTGCACGATTCCATGGGGCGTTGGAGCCCAAGATCAACGGCGCCTATCGTGACGGAGACGTGCGCCATGCAGAAGTCGAAATCGATGATTCTCTCGCCGGAATCGATTGGAAGCCGGAATGGAATGTCGACCGCGGCATCGCAGCGCTGCAGGAGTGGATAGCGGCGCGGGTCTAG
- a CDS encoding acyltransferase family protein — MTSASAAEVPPPNPLARAPRKPYRSISEGLAGHRNSLGVLRLVLAGLVIISHAFPLGGWGEDPMLGWTKYQESIGGLAVVGFFAISGYLIAKSGAGVDILQFLWRRVLRIFPAFWLVLIVGAVIVGPIVWLLDGNRPGGYLVNWGAGGPVGYIVLNADLTMRQWGIHDIFIDTPWGQHTGSSALNGSLWTLAYEWSCYLIIAVLVVLGVLKRARWVVLLVTLFYFGVAVSTYVVPGLAASVIPQFGDRFRITLPLIFLIGACFAMYSRSIPLNDILGVFSGIVVVASLAFGGWIFVGFPAFAYLLLWAAARLPEWMQWIGAKNDYSYGVYVYGFLVQQFTSYLGWHHWGYIPWVLATVVVTGACAWLSWHLVEKRAMQLKDFGPGRGLRYWFGWARQRFSRNSEKIKAAPQD, encoded by the coding sequence ATGACCTCAGCATCTGCCGCCGAGGTACCGCCACCAAATCCATTGGCGCGCGCACCACGTAAGCCCTACCGCAGCATCTCTGAGGGCCTTGCCGGGCACCGAAATTCACTTGGTGTTTTACGTCTCGTGCTCGCGGGCCTCGTCATCATCTCCCATGCCTTCCCTCTGGGGGGATGGGGAGAAGACCCAATGCTCGGCTGGACGAAGTATCAGGAATCCATCGGCGGCCTAGCAGTTGTCGGCTTCTTCGCTATAAGCGGTTATCTGATCGCCAAGAGTGGCGCCGGCGTCGACATCCTGCAGTTCCTCTGGCGAAGGGTGCTCCGCATCTTTCCCGCGTTCTGGCTCGTGCTAATCGTTGGCGCTGTGATCGTCGGCCCGATCGTCTGGCTGCTCGACGGTAATCGTCCCGGGGGGTATCTGGTCAACTGGGGTGCCGGGGGCCCCGTCGGATACATCGTGCTAAATGCCGACCTCACCATGAGGCAGTGGGGCATTCATGACATCTTTATTGACACTCCCTGGGGCCAGCACACAGGCTCGAGCGCGCTCAACGGGTCTCTGTGGACACTGGCCTATGAGTGGAGCTGCTACCTCATCATTGCGGTGCTCGTCGTGCTCGGTGTACTCAAGCGGGCGCGCTGGGTTGTGTTGCTCGTTACTCTTTTCTACTTCGGTGTCGCCGTCTCCACTTATGTCGTGCCCGGCCTTGCGGCTTCTGTAATCCCTCAGTTCGGCGACCGGTTCCGCATCACCCTGCCCTTGATCTTTCTCATCGGCGCTTGCTTCGCGATGTACTCGCGCAGTATTCCGCTCAACGACATCCTCGGAGTGTTCAGCGGGATCGTCGTCGTCGCCAGTCTTGCGTTCGGCGGATGGATCTTTGTCGGGTTCCCGGCCTTTGCTTATCTCCTGCTGTGGGCGGCAGCAAGACTGCCGGAGTGGATGCAGTGGATTGGCGCGAAAAACGATTACTCCTACGGCGTATACGTCTACGGATTTCTGGTGCAACAGTTCACCTCGTATCTCGGCTGGCATCACTGGGGTTACATTCCCTGGGTTCTGGCGACAGTCGTTGTCACGGGCGCTTGTGCCTGGTTGAGTTGGCATCTGGTTGAGAAACGCGCCATGCAGCTCAAGGATTTTGGCCCCGGTCGCGGCCTGCGGTACTGGTTTGGATGGGCCCGCCAGCGGTTCAGCCGAAACTCTGAGAAAATCAAGGCTGCGCCGCAAGATTAA
- a CDS encoding DUF2142 domain-containing protein: MWKVFFTAWAALFVLSALWTFATPISAAPDEPAHLVKAASVVRGEFIGTPSGFGHAVHVPQYIAWTHAQSCFAFNDKTSAACATASPIDPGSIVESTTTAGLYNPLYYLVVGWPSLLFETEAGIYAMRLMSALFTTVFLALAFVMVRTWRRPTLPTLALAVTATPMALFLAGTINPNGIETTATLAVFVAMLSIAREPAVSLLSARSAILVVSALAAVNARGLSPLWVAVAIIAPLFLLSWTQLRALLKKRAVISAIVGVGIAAGFALVWLFGTSSLTAGIDTTTAPEYPSTGAPAAYGFVFTIQQTFEFAAHLIGLFGWMDTPAPLIVQFIWATLVGGLLLLAAALLRGREAWVSVGLGAAFLLLPPIIQGLYITSGGFIWQGRYNFPLFVCLVMACAAFAATSVPSPSLDSARTLLPAARRTVFIVAAAMGLGHVLAFAATLRRYVVGEDYSWLDFFRSPEWQPPGGALMLLALCGIAVTVSVALLIRGSWREMRDEVSASSVSS; the protein is encoded by the coding sequence ATGTGGAAGGTATTCTTCACGGCCTGGGCAGCTCTCTTTGTACTCAGTGCTCTCTGGACTTTCGCAACGCCGATTAGTGCAGCACCTGACGAACCCGCCCACCTGGTGAAGGCAGCGTCGGTTGTCCGCGGCGAGTTCATCGGCACCCCTTCTGGCTTTGGCCACGCGGTGCACGTGCCCCAGTACATAGCCTGGACGCACGCGCAGTCGTGCTTTGCCTTCAACGACAAGACCTCTGCTGCCTGCGCGACTGCATCTCCGATCGATCCGGGGTCTATCGTCGAGTCGACGACCACGGCCGGCCTTTACAATCCCCTCTACTACCTAGTAGTAGGGTGGCCGTCGCTGCTCTTCGAGACGGAAGCTGGCATTTACGCCATGCGACTCATGAGCGCACTGTTCACCACGGTTTTTCTTGCTCTCGCTTTTGTGATGGTGAGAACATGGCGACGCCCGACCCTTCCAACCCTCGCGTTAGCGGTCACAGCGACCCCTATGGCTCTTTTCCTCGCGGGGACGATTAACCCCAACGGCATCGAAACGACCGCGACCCTCGCCGTTTTTGTCGCGATGCTCAGCATCGCGCGTGAACCGGCGGTTTCGTTGCTTTCTGCCAGATCCGCCATTCTCGTCGTCTCAGCTCTCGCAGCGGTAAACGCTCGCGGGCTCTCTCCGCTCTGGGTTGCCGTCGCGATAATCGCTCCGCTATTCCTGCTGTCGTGGACCCAGCTTCGCGCGTTACTGAAAAAAAGAGCTGTGATCAGCGCGATAGTCGGAGTCGGCATTGCCGCAGGCTTCGCCCTCGTGTGGCTTTTCGGGACAAGCTCATTGACGGCAGGAATCGACACCACGACTGCGCCTGAATATCCCAGCACAGGTGCGCCCGCTGCCTACGGTTTTGTCTTCACCATCCAGCAGACGTTCGAGTTCGCGGCACACCTCATCGGACTATTCGGTTGGATGGACACGCCAGCTCCTCTGATAGTGCAGTTCATTTGGGCAACCCTCGTCGGCGGCCTACTCCTTCTTGCAGCGGCACTATTGCGAGGCCGCGAGGCTTGGGTATCCGTGGGCCTCGGCGCGGCGTTCCTTCTCTTGCCTCCCATCATCCAGGGACTGTACATAACAAGTGGTGGGTTCATTTGGCAAGGGCGCTACAACTTCCCGCTCTTCGTCTGCCTTGTGATGGCGTGTGCGGCCTTCGCCGCTACGAGTGTCCCCTCACCATCTCTCGATTCGGCGCGAACACTGTTGCCTGCCGCGCGCAGGACAGTCTTCATCGTCGCGGCAGCGATGGGGCTCGGCCATGTTCTTGCGTTCGCCGCGACACTGCGCCGCTACGTCGTAGGCGAAGACTACTCATGGCTCGATTTTTTCAGGTCACCAGAATGGCAGCCGCCGGGCGGAGCTTTGATGCTTCTGGCGCTATGTGGAATCGCCGTTACGGTGTCTGTCGCGCTGCTTATTCGTGGGTCTTGGCGCGAAATGCGCGACGAGGTCAGCGCCTCTTCAGTCTCTTCTTGA
- a CDS encoding glycosyltransferase: MHKLRPGVVSVVLVNFRGTDDTIEAIGHLGQINWPQEKLEIVVVENGSGDDSAERIRAAAPHVKLVISKTNDGFAGGCNRGVAASSGEFVALLNNDARPDKQWIRAAVDKFGQDDAIGAVASRVLDWEGNLVDYIGSAMTWYGMGYKPFTAEPIPKTPDVPQDVLFGTGSAMFVRRSVYDALGGFDERYFMFFEDVDFGWRLNLRGWRFAYEPESLAFHKHHASMAEFGSYKETYLLERNALYTLYKNLDERALHEALPAAIALSIRRGISRSELDSTDFDLRKPGGDGEPTIEVPKQAVSAMFAIDQFTEHLPGLRKSRDEIQTTRTISDSMLWRLFGEVDAPVYQAESYLDGYTNLVTAFDVLEPAQRTRVVIVTGDPIGKKLAGPAIRAWNMAELLSRANDVTLVTLTGAEEIQAPFAIVHVRPGDDASFSTLEAWADVIVFQGHAMAVFESLRNSDKILVVDIYDPMHLEQLEQGRELPAAQWSEQVKDATEVLNEQLERGDFFLCASDRQKMFWLGQLAALGRINPATYDGDPDLDGLISIAPFGLPSTPPRHEHDVLKGVLPGIGTDDKLLLWSGGLYNWFDPKTLIRAVAQLSHRHDNVRLFFQGTKHPHPGVPEMTIVAESRALAAEIGVLDTSVFFNESWVDYSERQNYLTEADAGVSTHFSHIETTFSFRTRILDYLWAELPMVVTEGDHFAELVASENLGIVVEAGNEGQLADALEKVLFDEAFIAEAKANIHRVRERYYWQAALAPLVDFVADAHHAGDRSVLSARRAAGAARNRKRRRRTGLAHDVERAFFYMRTAGPAAVIGKVKKRLKRR; encoded by the coding sequence ATGCACAAGCTGCGACCGGGAGTCGTCTCCGTCGTCCTCGTTAACTTTCGCGGAACCGACGACACCATCGAGGCTATTGGGCACCTCGGCCAGATTAACTGGCCGCAGGAGAAGCTTGAGATCGTGGTCGTCGAAAACGGGTCTGGTGATGACAGCGCAGAGCGCATTCGGGCTGCAGCGCCGCACGTGAAGTTGGTCATCTCCAAGACAAACGATGGGTTCGCGGGCGGATGCAACAGGGGGGTAGCTGCATCCAGTGGCGAGTTCGTTGCGCTATTGAATAACGATGCCAGGCCAGACAAGCAATGGATTCGAGCGGCAGTCGACAAGTTCGGTCAGGACGATGCGATTGGTGCTGTAGCCAGCCGGGTGCTCGATTGGGAGGGCAATCTCGTCGACTACATCGGCTCGGCGATGACGTGGTACGGAATGGGCTACAAGCCGTTCACGGCAGAGCCGATCCCGAAGACGCCCGACGTTCCGCAGGACGTGCTCTTTGGCACGGGGTCAGCGATGTTTGTGCGGCGCAGCGTTTACGACGCGCTCGGCGGGTTCGACGAGCGCTACTTTATGTTCTTCGAAGACGTCGATTTTGGTTGGCGACTCAACCTGCGCGGTTGGCGTTTTGCCTATGAGCCGGAGTCTCTGGCGTTCCATAAGCACCATGCTTCGATGGCGGAGTTCGGCTCCTACAAGGAGACGTACCTGCTTGAGCGCAATGCCCTCTACACCCTCTATAAGAACCTCGATGAGAGAGCGCTACATGAAGCGCTCCCCGCGGCCATCGCCCTCTCCATCCGGCGCGGCATCAGTCGTAGCGAGCTGGACTCTACCGATTTCGACCTGCGCAAGCCTGGGGGCGACGGCGAGCCGACCATCGAGGTACCCAAGCAGGCAGTGTCGGCTATGTTCGCGATCGATCAGTTCACAGAGCACCTCCCCGGCTTGCGGAAGTCGCGCGACGAGATTCAGACGACCCGGACCATCAGCGACAGCATGCTCTGGCGACTCTTCGGCGAAGTGGACGCACCCGTCTATCAGGCGGAAAGCTACCTAGACGGCTACACAAACCTCGTGACGGCGTTCGACGTCCTTGAGCCTGCCCAACGCACGCGCGTTGTCATTGTCACGGGTGACCCGATCGGCAAGAAGCTTGCGGGCCCCGCCATTCGGGCCTGGAATATGGCCGAGTTGCTCTCACGCGCCAACGACGTGACTCTTGTCACGCTGACCGGCGCAGAAGAGATCCAAGCCCCCTTTGCAATTGTGCATGTGCGCCCCGGCGATGACGCAAGCTTCAGCACTCTTGAAGCATGGGCAGATGTCATCGTTTTTCAGGGTCACGCCATGGCCGTTTTTGAGTCTCTCCGCAATAGCGACAAGATCCTCGTCGTGGACATATATGACCCGATGCATCTTGAGCAACTCGAGCAGGGTCGGGAGTTACCCGCTGCACAGTGGTCCGAGCAGGTTAAGGATGCGACTGAGGTGCTCAATGAGCAGCTTGAACGCGGTGACTTCTTCTTGTGCGCATCCGACCGTCAGAAGATGTTCTGGCTCGGCCAGCTTGCGGCTCTCGGCCGGATCAACCCTGCCACCTACGATGGTGACCCCGATCTCGACGGACTCATCAGTATTGCTCCGTTCGGGCTTCCTTCAACGCCGCCCCGCCACGAGCACGACGTGCTTAAGGGTGTGCTCCCTGGCATCGGCACCGACGACAAACTCCTGCTATGGAGCGGCGGGCTGTACAACTGGTTCGACCCGAAGACGCTTATTCGAGCCGTCGCCCAGCTGTCTCACCGCCACGACAATGTAAGGCTTTTCTTTCAAGGCACGAAGCATCCGCACCCCGGTGTGCCGGAAATGACCATCGTCGCAGAGTCGCGAGCGCTTGCTGCAGAAATTGGCGTGCTCGACACGTCGGTGTTCTTCAACGAGTCGTGGGTCGACTACAGCGAACGCCAGAACTACCTGACAGAGGCGGACGCCGGGGTTAGCACCCATTTCTCGCATATCGAGACCACGTTCTCTTTCCGCACCCGCATCCTCGACTATCTCTGGGCGGAGTTGCCCATGGTAGTGACAGAGGGCGATCACTTTGCTGAGCTCGTCGCCTCAGAGAATCTCGGGATTGTCGTCGAGGCGGGCAATGAGGGGCAGCTCGCTGACGCACTCGAGAAGGTCCTATTCGATGAGGCCTTCATCGCCGAGGCGAAGGCCAACATTCACAGGGTGCGCGAGCGTTACTACTGGCAGGCTGCGTTAGCACCTCTCGTCGACTTCGTCGCCGATGCTCACCATGCCGGCGACCGTAGCGTGCTGAGCGCACGGCGTGCTGCCGGGGCCGCGCGTAATCGCAAGCGTCGTAGGCGTACAGGTCTTGCCCACGACGTTGAGCGCGCTTTCTTCTATATGCGCACGGCCGGTCCCGCCGCTGTCATTGGCAAAGTCAAGAAGAGACTGAAGAGGCGCTGA